ATGGGACACGATCTCGTTCAGCTGAATGCGGCGGAAATCGAAGCGCTGGCAGCGGGACAGGATGGTGATGGGCACCTTGTGCACCTCGGTGGTGGCGAAGATGAAGACCACATGGGCCGGAGGCTCCTCCAGGGTCTTCAGCAAGGCGTTGAAGGCCTCCTTGGTCAGCATGTGGACCTCGTCGATGATGTAGATCTTGTACTTGCCCTGGGTGGGGGTGTATTTGACGTTCTCCCGCAGGTCGCGGATCTGGTCGATGCCGCGGTTGGAGGCGCCGTCTATCTCCAGCACGTCCATGCTGCGCGAGCCGGTGATCTCCAGGCAGGAGGTGCACTTGTTGCAGGGAGTCTCGGTGGGCCCCTCGGCGCAGTTGAGGGCCTTGGCCAGGATGCGGGCGGTGGTGGTCTTGCCCACCCCCCGGGCCCCGGCGAAGATGTAGGCGTGGGCGGTGCGCTTGGTGCGGATGGCGTTGCGCAGGGTGGTGGTTACGTGATCCTGGCCCACGATCTCCTCGAAGTTCTGGGGGCGCCACTTGCGGGCTAAAACAAGGTAGGACATTATTTAAACAATCTTTTTAATTATTTTATTTTTACTGTATCGAGTGAATTGCTCCATTTGTCATTCCCGCCCAGGCGGGAATCCATGAAAAAACTGGATTCCTGCTTTCGCAGGAATGACTGATAGCCTTGTATGGTAATTTAAAGAAAGAGGGCCAGGCTTATCCGATAACAAGGAGAGATTTTGCGTACCGTTGCTACCTTCCGGTCCTGGCGGGATTGGCAGTCTTCGCTTCCATCGGGCCCGGCCCATATTCAATTTTATCAGAGCGGGGTTAGTTTGTCAACGATTGGTCTTATCTATTACTGCACGCCGAATTTGAACAACCCGCCCGCCGCCGACAGGATCAGGATGAAGACCGCCCAGCAGCCGAACACCGTCCAGTAGCTTTTTTTGCGGGGCGCCCCGGTGAAGACCGAAAAGCCGATGGCCATCACCACCAGCATCCAGATGGTGAAGAAGTCGATATGGTTCAATAGCCGCACCAGGAAACCCTCCTCCATCTCGACGGGAAGCATTAATCCCAGGGAGGTGCTGACCTTGGCGGTTTCTTTTATGAACATCAGCGGCACTTTCAGGATGGCTCCGGGAATGTTTATCAGGGAGCCCAGGACCGCCACGGTGAACATATCGGCGAATTTGGCCTTGTGGCCCTGCATGGAGAATATGCCCCAGAAGATCAGCCCTATCAGCAGCAATCCGATGGGGACCATGAACAGGTTGCCGACCAGTCCGACTATCAGGGGGATCGGACCGCTCATATTGGCCTGCATGGCCTCGACCTGCTCCGCGGGGATATCGGGGTTGCGGGCGAGATTGGCTATCTGCTCCGGCATTATTATGGTGGGCAGAATGATGGCCGTCACGATCAGGGTGAAGACCACGCTGACGATCAGGGGGATAAGCCAGCGGGGTTTGTCCTTCATCCCCTCGAAGACCTTGTCCGGCTGGTAATAGATGCCAAGGATGTCATTAAGCCACTTCATAGAAATCTCCTCCTAAAGTATTTTTACCACAAAGAACACAAAGACCACTAAGATTAAAGAATAATTCTTTGAATGCCATTTTTTAATAGCTTGGTATTGAAATTAAATAACAATCCTAATCGTATTCCCGTTATTTTCAAATACGTTATAAGCTGAGCTTCGTGAATCGGCAATATTTTATCAACCGCTTTCAATTCAATAATAATACAATTTTCTACGATCATATCTGCCCTGAAAGAACAATCGACCAATATTTCCTTATATTTCAGGGGGATTGGCTGTTCAAGTGTAAACTTGATATCGTTCTTATTCAATTCATAAGCTAAGCACTGCTTATATGCTGACTCCAGTAACCCAGGTCCGAGATTTTTATGAACCTCCAATGCCAGGCCAATAACCTTATTTGACAGCTTATTGATGGTTTCCATATCCATGTTTTCTTTGTGTCCTTTGAGGTCTTTGTGGTTCATATTTAATTCTATATCTGTTTTTTAAACACAAAGAACGCTAAAATCACCCAGTAATGTCTTACTAATCCAACCGTCCCTTTGTGCCCTTTGTGCGCTTTGTGGTTCAAACCGTCTGTCCTTTAACACAAAGAACACCAAGCACACAAAGTTTTATTTAAATTTCTTGGCGCTCTTGGCGACTTGGCGGTTCAAAAAAATCTATTTTAAAAGCAGTTCTGCGATCTGCACCGCATTGGTGGCCGCTCCTTTGCGCAGGTTATCGGCCACCACCCACATCACGAAGGCATTCTTTTTGACCGGATCCGGCCGCAGGCGGCTGACATACACCAGATCGGAACCTTTCAGCTCGGCCGGGGTGAAGAAATCTTTTTTGTCATACACAATGCCCGGAGCTTTGATCAGAAGCTTCTCGATATCCCTGACCGTGCAGTTTGACCCGGTCTCGAAATAGACCGACTCCGAATGCCCGGTCATCACCGGAACTCGCACCGTGGTGGCGTTGACCGCGATCTTTTTGTCGTGCAGTATCTTTTGGGTCTCTTCGACCATCTTCCACTCCTCGCCGCTGTAACCCAGCTCAGAGATGTCGGATATCTGGGGAATGACATTCCCAGCTATTTGCCTAGAAAATGGCGAATTTTGAATTTTGAATTTTGAATTTTGAATTTGTTCTTCAAGAGCAATGATTCCCTGCCTTCCCGCTCCCGACACCGCCTGGTAGGTGGACACCACTATCCGCTTGACCCGGTATTTTTTATGGATCGGCCCCAGGGCCGCCACCATCTGAATAGTGGAGCAGTTGGGGTTGGCTATCAAGCCCCGTTGCTTTTCGACATCCTCGGGGTTGACCTCGGGCACGATCAGCGGCACGCTGGGATGCATCCTGAAATCCGAACCGTTGTCTATCACCACCGCCCCGGCCGCAATGGCCTTTTGAGCATATAGCCAGCTGGCGCCCTTCTCCCCCTCGGTGCCGGCGAAGAACACAATGCCGCAGCCGGAGAAGTCGGCCTGCTCGACCGATGCCACCGGATAAAATTTTCTTTTGAATTTGATCCGCCTACCGGCCGACCGGCTGGAGGCCCACAATTTAAGGCCGCTCAGGGGAAATCTTCTTTCCTCCAGAACCTTGAGTATGGTCTGGCCCACCAAACCGGTGGCGCCCACCAGACCTACTATCATCGGTCCCTTGGTCATTCCAGCGGTCTGGATTTAAGGGCCACCTCGGCCATCACCAGGACGGAGCACTTGCCCATGACCTCCTCTTCGACCGGACCGTCATTCAACTTATTCACCCCCAGCAGTGCGGTAAATCTCTTGGGCTCCTGGCTGCTTTCCGGCAGAAGTGAGCCGTCCACCCAGAAACTGCATTTCTCCTTGATGCACTCCGACTCCTCCGGTTTCCTGATGAACCTGATGGGACAGATCATAGGGTCCTCCAATTTATTGGTTGGAAATGACTGAGTTACTTTTACCACCGAAACACGGAATTTATGAATGAACTGATATTAAGTTTTATCCGAAAGAAGGTCTGTAATATCTTTATAGTTACTTTCTGTACCGCCCGACCTCTCCACTTCGCAAGCATACAAGCTGGTCATGCTCAGTGCAGGCTCTATTTCCCTCCCCTCGAGGGGAGGGAAGGGTGGGGTTTATCCCCGGGTCGCATCAGCGCTGCTGTTTGGCAAAAGCTACCGTTAAAAATATCCCCTTGTGTCATTCCCGCCCCGCATCAAGTGCGGGATAAATTCCGACGGGAATCCACGAAAACCTGGATTCCTGCTTTCGCAGGAATGACGTGGTTAATTCCTCAAAGGGGGTTATCCTATGAAACTCTTGTGCAAAGCCAGAACCGCCTTTTCGATGTCCTTGCGCGACACGAAACAGGTGAGCTTGGTCTCGCTGGTGGTCATGCCCTCTATATGGATCTTGATCTTGCCCAGCTGGGCCAGCATTTTGGCCATGACGGCCGGCTCGCTGCCCACCCCGCTGCCGATCAGCGACACCGCGCCGATGTCCTGATTGACGTACAGCCTCGCCCCCTTCATCTTCTTCAGGTCCTTCTCCATGATCCCTTGGGCCGCCTTGAGGTCCGTCTGGTTGACGATGAAGTTGAGGTCGGTCCTGCCGTCGTCGCCCCCGCCGTGGAAATACGACCTGATGTATATCCCGGCCCCGGCCAGCTGGGTCACCACCTGGCTCAACAGGACGCTCCTCCGAGGCACCGCCTTCATGGCCAGCATGGCCAGGAATTTATCGTGGGCAATGGTTTTGACGACCACCCTCTCCATCTTCGAACCTTTCCCTACTATCGTTCCCGGTTTGTTGTCGAAACTGCTGCGGCAGGTCACCGGCATCCTGTACTTGGCGGCCAGCTCCACCGCCCTTAAATGCAGCACCTGAGCCCCGCAGCTGGACAGCTCCAGCATCTCGTCAAAGGAAATAGCCTTGATGGGCCGGGCGGTTTTGACCAGCCGGGGATCGGCACTGAAGATCCCCGAAAAATCGCTGTAGATCTCGCAGGCGTCGGCCTCCAGAGCCACCGCCAGGGCCACCGCGGTGGTGTCCGAGCCGCCCCGCCCCAACGTGGTGATCTCACGCGCCAGGCTGACCCCCTGGAACCCGGCCACGATCACTATGCTATCATTTTTAAGGGAATCTTTCAAGCGTTCCGGTTTTATTTCCAGGATCTTGGCCCGGGTGTGGCTGGAATCGGTGATGATGCCCACCTGCGACCCGGTGAAGGACACCACCTTTTCGCCCAGGCCGTGGATGGCCATGGCTAAAAGGGCCATTGATATCCGCTCGCCGGTGGTCAGCAGCATGTCCATCTCGCGCCTGGGCGGATCAGATGATATCTGACGGGCCAGGGCGCTCAGGTCGTCGGTGGTGTCGGCCATGGCCGAGACGACGACCACCACTTTGTTGCCCCGGCGCTTGGCCCGGACTATGCGGGCGGCCACCGCCTTGATGCGCTGGACGTTGGAGACCGAACTGCCTCCGTATTTTTGGACTATTATCGGCATATTTTTGACAGGTTTAACATGGTTTGTTTTATAATTTAAATATTATATCGTGTATAATCAATTTTGTTTTATCATATCTGATATCTTAACTTCCGGATGATGATATCTGCCAATGATCGTATCAAATCCGCTCAAACTAATTGCTTCTTCTGGGCACCAGTGCAGACAGGCAAAACAACCGGCACAATGGTCTGACCACCGGGGTTTATTATCAACTATTTCAATGTTATCTACAGGGCAAATCTTTTTACATATTCCGCAACCATTACATTTCCCATTTGAATTTAAAACCATGGATTCCCAGCCTTTGGTTATCACTTGCTTTAAAAATTTCAAGAGCGTGGGCAACATTTTGACAAATGATCCCGTGAGAATAAATCCACCAAATAAATTGCTTGTTTCCAATTTTCCCTTTTTTCTGGAAATAATATATTCACTGACCTCTTCTAATTTAACTTTCCAGTTTTTGAACATTCTTTCATGCTGGATTTGAGAAAACGAATTGGACCCGATGCCATTATGAGGCATGCCTACCGCAAATCCTGCAGCCAACTCTCCTCCGCAGGATTTTATCACCGTTTCAAAAATCTTCATAGACTTGGATGGCGTAATTCCATAGGTGCAGACAGCAAATATGTACTTGGAGTCGATATTTTTTATTTTCCCGACAAAATTTTCAACAATCAAAGGCGGCTTGAAGTCATAAATTGGAAATACGAACCCTATAACCTCGGCTTGAGTATCAATGCTTTCTTTAACCAATACGGAAGTAATCGGCGTCAATTTCCCATTGGTTTTTGCCGCAATATCCCTTGCAACAGCCAATGAATTCCCTGTTCCCGAAAAATAATATATTTCAGTGGTCATGTTTTTTGATTATTAAGATTAGGTTCTGGTGTCCCGCTGGACGTTGGAGACCGAGCTGCCTCCGTATTTTGGGACTATTATCGGCATATTTTTGACAGGTTTAACATGATTGATTGTATCACAATTTCGGATCAGGTTGGCGGGCGTTTTAGTTACTGCCAATGATCAAGCTTTTTTCCGGTATTGTTTTATTATTTATTGGATAATCGAATACGACCGCCCGGTTCTTTTCGGCAGCCGTCAGCAAGCGGGCGTCTTCAAAGTCAGCGCCGTTGGTGAACAACAGTTGCCCGGCAACGCTTATTATTAAATAATCTTCCCTGTTTTTTAACTCAACCTTCTCTGCACCGCCGTTCCAGTCCCGATAGTATTCCAAAGTTTCGTTCGGCGGCATTATCGTCAGGGAATTATCCTTAAACTTTTTCAATAACTCGGCCTGGTTGATCATGGTGTCAGGGGCATAAGCCCTTTCATCAACAACCTCCCGATAAGGTTTGGTATAAATACCCCATTGATTCGGATATATCGTTTTCCGGAAGTCCGTGAGATCAACCCCGATCAGTTTGGCGCTTATATTCTTGATTAAAAACCTCATTAGAAAGTTATCGTTCGTCGGGGAATGATATATGGCTTTT
This portion of the Candidatus Edwardsbacteria bacterium genome encodes:
- a CDS encoding YIP1 family protein, with the protein product MKWLNDILGIYYQPDKVFEGMKDKPRWLIPLIVSVVFTLIVTAIILPTIIMPEQIANLARNPDIPAEQVEAMQANMSGPIPLIVGLVGNLFMVPIGLLLIGLIFWGIFSMQGHKAKFADMFTVAVLGSLINIPGAILKVPLMFIKETAKVSTSLGLMLPVEMEEGFLVRLLNHIDFFTIWMLVVMAIGFSVFTGAPRKKSYWTVFGCWAVFILILSAAGGLFKFGVQ
- a CDS encoding aspartate-semialdehyde dehydrogenase; translation: MTKGPMIVGLVGATGLVGQTILKVLEERRFPLSGLKLWASSRSAGRRIKFKRKFYPVASVEQADFSGCGIVFFAGTEGEKGASWLYAQKAIAAGAVVIDNGSDFRMHPSVPLIVPEVNPEDVEKQRGLIANPNCSTIQMVAALGPIHKKYRVKRIVVSTYQAVSGAGRQGIIALEEQIQNSKFKIQNSPFSRQIAGNVIPQISDISELGYSGEEWKMVEETQKILHDKKIAVNATTVRVPVMTGHSESVYFETGSNCTVRDIEKLLIKAPGIVYDKKDFFTPAELKGSDLVYVSRLRPDPVKKNAFVMWVVADNLRKGAATNAVQIAELLLK
- a CDS encoding GxxExxY protein; this translates as METINKLSNKVIGLALEVHKNLGPGLLESAYKQCLAYELNKNDIKFTLEQPIPLKYKEILVDCSFRADMIVENCIIIELKAVDKILPIHEAQLITYLKITGIRLGLLFNFNTKLLKNGIQRIIL
- a CDS encoding aspartate kinase; its protein translation is MPIIVQKYGGSSVSNVQRIKAVAARIVRAKRRGNKVVVVVSAMADTTDDLSALARQISSDPPRREMDMLLTTGERISMALLAMAIHGLGEKVVSFTGSQVGIITDSSHTRAKILEIKPERLKDSLKNDSIVIVAGFQGVSLAREITTLGRGGSDTTAVALAVALEADACEIYSDFSGIFSADPRLVKTARPIKAISFDEMLELSSCGAQVLHLRAVELAAKYRMPVTCRSSFDNKPGTIVGKGSKMERVVVKTIAHDKFLAMLAMKAVPRRSVLLSQVVTQLAGAGIYIRSYFHGGGDDGRTDLNFIVNQTDLKAAQGIMEKDLKKMKGARLYVNQDIGAVSLIGSGVGSEPAVMAKMLAQLGKIKIHIEGMTTSETKLTCFVSRKDIEKAVLALHKSFIG
- a CDS encoding EFR1 family ferrodoxin (N-terminal region resembles flavodoxins. C-terminal ferrodoxin region binds two 4Fe-4S clusters.) yields the protein MTTEIYYFSGTGNSLAVARDIAAKTNGKLTPITSVLVKESIDTQAEVIGFVFPIYDFKPPLIVENFVGKIKNIDSKYIFAVCTYGITPSKSMKIFETVIKSCGGELAAGFAVGMPHNGIGSNSFSQIQHERMFKNWKVKLEEVSEYIISRKKGKLETSNLFGGFILTGSFVKMLPTLLKFLKQVITKGWESMVLNSNGKCNGCGICKKICPVDNIEIVDNKPRWSDHCAGCFACLHWCPEEAISLSGFDTIIGRYHHPEVKISDMIKQN